In the genome of Lepeophtheirus salmonis unplaced genomic scaffold, UVic_Lsal_1.4 unplaced_contig_71_pilon, whole genome shotgun sequence, one region contains:
- the LOC121131479 gene encoding uncharacterized protein, protein MKNLYFTIDDFELAKPLGKGKFGNVWLAREKNRGYIVALKIIKKLSVKDEPNTVKQIRREIEIHCKLNSKYIIRMFGYFYDKYNIYMVMEYASGGELFIKLKDIKPENLLIGFNGELKICDFGWGVCNIDGRRSTYCGTNEYLPPEIVNKKIYDKSADLWCLGILCYEFIIGDTPMKYNKFYKTNEFFKNLKLQFPDRISINARNFISSLLVVDSKQRITIDDVFNH, encoded by the exons atgaagaatttatatttCACAATTGATGACTTTGAATTAGCAAAACCTCTTGGTAAAGGGAAATTTGGAAATGTATGGTTAGCAAGAGAAAAGAATAGGGGATATATAGTAgcacttaaaattataaaaaaattatctgtaaaGGATGAGCCAAATACTGTAAAACAAATAAGAAGAGAAATAGAGATccattgtaaattaaattctaaatacataataagaaTGTTTGGATATttctatgataaatataatatttacatggTAATGGAATACGCATCAGGAGgtgaactttttataaaattaaa AGATATAAAACCCGAAAATCTTTTAATTGGTTTTAACGGTGAATTGAAAATATGTGATTTTGGATGGGGAGTTTGTAATATCGATGGAAGAAGGTCTACTTATTGTGGGACAAACGAATATTTACCACCcgaaattgttaataaaaaaatttatgacaaaTCCGCTGATTTGTGGTGTTTAGGAATTTTAtgttatgaatttattattggTGATACTCCtatgaaatacaataaattttataaaacgaacgaattttttaaaaatttaaaactacaaTTTCCGGATAGAATCAGTATAAATgcaagaaattttatttcatcctTATTAGTTGTTGATTCTAAACAAAGAATCACAATAGATGATGTTTTTAATCAt